The sequence below is a genomic window from Nicotiana tomentosiformis chromosome 6, ASM39032v3, whole genome shotgun sequence.
CAAAGAATTGATGGAAGTTCAAAATAAATTCTTTTCAGATTTCTTTCTGTATCTAAATCTGTGTTGTCTCTAAATAAGCCAATAGTCCAAGTGAGATATCTGTTGAGATCCCTCATATTATTCTTGCTACTTGTTGTTTTACAATGATGAAAGTAATACTTGCATTTCTTGCTAATTCGTTCATATGTTTGTTGGTTGTAGGGATAAACACTTCAGACAATTACTCGAAGGAATGGTTTCAAGCACAAGCTGTTCTTCGTGTCAGTTTGGGGAATTTCTTGTTTTTTGGACTGCTTGCACTTATAATGATTGGTGTCAAGGATCAAAATGATAAGCGTGACTCCTGGCATCACGGTGGATGGGTTGCTAAATTGGTGATCTGGATGTTGCTTGTTGCCCTGATGTTTTTCCTGCCTAACGGTGTCATAACAGTTTATAGTCAGTTCTATGCCCTTAAACTGAAATAATTTAGTAAACATTtaaatcatttttctttttttgtacTGAGATTAATTTAGTAGTCAACatttaaatcttttttttttttagtatgaCATCTACATAAAATCATCAAGTGTCATTTTATATTCTCCTTTCAGAAGTTAGAAGACTAGGGATTTCAATTCTGTCAGATCTACCATACCTTAGaaagatttttcttcaaaattatcaGATAATGTCTCTAGGAAtcataattttgtgttgtaaaTACATGATGAACAGAATATCAACTAGGTAAAGGAATTGGCATGTTTTGACAGTTCACGTTTTTTCCTGACAACAGTTCacccagtgttgtcaaaggcatgcttaagccctgaagcgaggctcaaaacatgttgagcgcttcgtCTCGCTTTGATGGTACTTCGGTGTcgtcatcaaggctctaaggcatacttttccttgccaataGCTTAATCCTGAAGAGGCGACACTAATCAATTGATAATTCATTTTATCgtaattctttttcaatttctttgtccatatatttgttattcccatttattagtcttggactacacatacatatttgtattttttctcCATTTGCGTCTTTCTTCATcaaagcccacgctttatttgcgctttgcgtTAAAGACCTATGGACCTTAGAGTTTTTTGCGCTTTTCACCTTTGACAACACTTAATTCAGCTTTTTACCATTTTTTTTGGACCACTCTTTTTCCAGTTTACTTCTTCCAATAAGTACACTCTCCTCTAGCTTGTGGGTTCAAATCCTGTTCTATTTTTTTATATTGTGTCCTTCTTTTGTTCAGATAGTTTACTGTCaaaatttgtattttattttcattttacCTGATTGATTTTATTTTCTGCCTTTGCAGGTTTTATTTCGAAATTTGGGGCAGGGTTGTTTTTGTTAATCCAAGTAATAATACTGTTAGATGCTACACACTCATGGAATGATTCATGGGTTGCAAAAGATGAACAAAAGTGGTTGGTTCAATTTCTTatcttttttaataattttatccGTGGACCTTATTTTATCTTTAAGAGTTTGACATATTTTGTGCAGGTATATTGCTTTACTTGTGATATCTGCGGGATGCTATATTGCAACATTTGCTTTTTCTGGAATCTTATTTATGTGGTTCAATCCTTCTGGACATGACTGTGGACTGAATGTGTTCTTCATTGTAATGACCATGATCCTTGCATTTGCATTTGCTGTTATTGCTTTGCACCCAAAGGTAAATGCTCTCTCTGCTGATGCTGTTTTTTTCACCTTAACACTTCTTCCCTGGAGGAtgactttttaaaaatattgaaATGCTTCATATGCATTATGCATTACGAAGTCGATTATCTCATGCAGATGACATGCATATACTTATATGCATATGTATACGTCAAACATTTCCTTTAGGGTTACCTGCCTATTCTATGCATTCAGAGGAATCACTTTTGGTACCTAAATTTTGTTCttttgtgttttgacttatgctAATCATCTTTCTCCTATAACTATGTCCAGGTAAATGGCAGCCTATTGCCGGCCTCTGTGATATCTGTTTACTGTGCTTATGTTTGCTACACTGGTCTTTCTAGTGAACCTCGAGATTATGTCTGCAATGGGCTTAACAAATCAAAGGCTGTAACAACAAGTACCCTTGTTCTCGGGATGCTTACAACTGTTCTCTCAGTTCTATATTCTGCTCTTCGTGCTGGATCTTCAACTACTTTTCTCTCTCCTCCATCTTCTCCCAGATCAGGTACTAAAACCTCTTTATGCTCTTACTATTTCTTCTGCAGCTCAGTGAATGACTTGAGATTTGTAAACCCATTTTCTCAATTCATGAAGATTCCTGTGATTTccttgtcaaaaaaaaaaaaatgaatattcCTGTGATTTGTCTGGTTATTGTCAATCTTGACTAAAATGGGTGGTGATGACATTTAGGAGAAGCTATTTATAGTTATTGTCACAGTGTATTCTCCTTCCTCTTTTTTAAATAACCTAGGTAGAATATTGCTGGTGCTTTCTTAACAATGGATCTTCTAGCATGTACTACTAGTCGTAGCTGTGTGTTTATGTGCCTAGGTGAATTAAGATGGTGAAAATGTTACTAAAATGCGGAAATATACTCATACAGAATAGTGAAACACACCCATTGTTTCTTTCAAGTAACAGAACTCTAATATTAAGCGACAATATATTAGTACATCACACCTCACACAAGCTGTTCTGATCCATCCATTCATGAGCAGTAGTCATCTAAAGTCTTGCGCGTGATGCTGCTGATATCTTGCTGTAGAATTTCTCTATCTGCATATTTTACGCTACTCCACGAAAAATTTCTTGAAGAGTACCAATCTTCTGTTATAGGTGAGAAGAAATCCCTTCTTGCTTCCGAGGAGCTAGAATCTGGGAAAGGATCAACCGAACCACGGCCAGTGAGCTACTCCTACTCATTCTTCCATCTGATATTTGCTCTGGCTAGCATGTATTCTGCAATGCTTCTTTCAGGGTGGACTAGCAGTTCTGAGAGTTCAGACCTAATCGATGTTGGTTGGACATCTCTTTGGGTTCGCATATGTACAGAATTGGTTACTGCTGGACTATATATTTGGTCCCTTGTGGCTCCATTGCTCTTCCCTGACCGCGAATTCTATTGATCCTTATATAATGATCAATATGTAGTTATCTGTCTTTGGTAATAGTGTGTCTCTTCAACTTGTATCAAGCTTTGTTATGTAAATATAAAATGTCGATGTTGTTATATTTGTCTACTATTAAATGTAGTAGTAATTTGTATCTAGCTTTGCTAGTGTATGATACTTGCTTGAAGTTAAATCCGGAATAGATGTCTGAATATTCTCCACAACCAACCAacaccccccaccccaccccaccccaccccccaacCCCCCAAAAAAAATGTTGATTATCCTTGTTCAATGGACTTCTATCCCTCAATTTCCCTACTTCCTTCTTAAGGATTCTCTGGAAAAAAGGAATAAACTTCAACGAGTGAATTGTGAGATAAATCAGTATGTTATTTCATTGTTCAATTGACTAATTAGCAAAAATAGAATGTCTGGTTTAACGTTGTGTATGtgtcaatttatttattttttaatttccaacTTTTCATTTAAAAAAAGATGGTATTACTTGCAATATGTTACGCCATAGATCTGAATTCTAAGAAATTTGTGCAAATCAAATCTGTGCCACCTCCTATGCCTCTGAACTACTTGAACAAGTACGTGATAAGTCTTACCGTTAAAAAGTACTGTAATTTAATGTGTTAATTTTTACGACAAAAGTTGTTTTGACAAACATTTTAGTAGTTATTTTAAACCTGAACTTTAACAGTATCTTGAAAACTGATTTGCTCTACTACCAAACCAATTACACACCTAGTACTCCTTCCATTCCGTTTATGTGAAcctagtccgttccaaaaagaatgacccctttctaaatttagaaataatttagcttaaacttacaattttatccttaatgagaagcttttataaccacacaaacaCTCTGGACccttttttgacttgtttaggatcacaaatttcaaaagtcttcattttttcgtaaactctgtgcccagtcaaataggttcacataaattggaacggagagagtataattttACAAGTGCGGTCTGAGAAGGGTAGCGTGTACGcaaccttatccctaccttgtgcTGGAAGAGATGTTATtttcgatagaccatcgg
It includes:
- the LOC104114358 gene encoding uncharacterized protein; the encoded protein is MSCLASCCASLTCGLCTSVASGVTRSSARLAYCALFGVSLIVSWVLREVASPLLKNFSWINTSDNYSKEWFQAQAVLRVSLGNFLFFGLLALIMIGVKDQNDKRDSWHHGGWVAKLVIWMLLVALMFFLPNGVITVYSFISKFGAGLFLLIQVIILLDATHSWNDSWVAKDEQKWYIALLVISAGCYIATFAFSGILFMWFNPSGHDCGLNVFFIVMTMILAFAFAVIALHPKVNGSLLPASVISVYCAYVCYTGLSSEPRDYVCNGLNKSKAVTTSTLVLGMLTTVLSVLYSALRAGSSTTFLSPPSSPRSGEKKSLLASEELESGKGSTEPRPVSYSYSFFHLIFALASMYSAMLLSGWTSSSESSDLIDVGWTSLWVRICTELVTAGLYIWSLVAPLLFPDREFY